A stretch of Pseudolysobacter antarcticus DNA encodes these proteins:
- a CDS encoding DUF1737 domain-containing protein, protein MSTEKSPLSPIGLPVYRVLTGADNAAFCQKVSDALALGYLLYGSPAATFNGHNVIVAQAVVWPSVQAPINGLK, encoded by the coding sequence ATGTCTACCGAGAAATCACCGCTCTCACCCATTGGTTTGCCCGTTTACCGCGTGCTCACCGGCGCTGACAATGCTGCGTTTTGTCAAAAGGTCAGCGACGCCTTGGCCTTGGGTTATCTGCTGTACGGCTCACCCGCGGCAACGTTCAATGGCCATAATGTCATAGTGGCTCAAGCGGTCGTATGGCCATCCGTGCAAGCGCCGATCAACGGCCTCAAGTGA
- a CDS encoding carbon-nitrogen hydrolase family protein: MKFSICQLPNGLSPNHPAWFDLLSRIEQQRPDVAVLNEMPFGGWLAKKNKLESDLASASVYAHECALSALHELPSAVIGSRPICGPQKLSNEAFLLADGIYTPVHHKHYFPQEPGFYEDTWFAPQRPGFDVVDFRGLKIGVLLCTELMFTEWARHYRRQGAHVLVAPRASGTSMHFWDTAAAMAAIVSGCYVLSSNRVSVTGDVDPCFGGRGFAYSPTGQLIAETSSSIPLVCIDIDLARVTDAQQNYPCYVRELKSNSAIVS; encoded by the coding sequence TTGAAATTTTCCATTTGCCAACTTCCAAATGGGCTCTCGCCGAATCACCCGGCGTGGTTCGATCTCCTCTCGCGGATTGAGCAGCAGCGGCCCGATGTCGCTGTCTTGAACGAAATGCCTTTCGGTGGCTGGCTCGCAAAAAAAAACAAACTGGAGTCCGATCTTGCATCAGCCAGTGTGTACGCGCATGAATGTGCGTTGTCGGCGCTGCATGAATTGCCAAGCGCTGTGATTGGTTCCCGCCCGATATGCGGACCGCAGAAGCTATCCAACGAGGCTTTTCTATTGGCCGACGGAATCTACACGCCTGTTCACCACAAGCATTATTTCCCGCAGGAACCGGGCTTTTACGAAGACACTTGGTTCGCGCCGCAACGGCCAGGTTTTGATGTAGTCGATTTCCGTGGCCTGAAAATTGGTGTTCTGCTGTGCACGGAATTGATGTTCACTGAATGGGCGCGCCATTACCGGAGACAAGGTGCTCACGTGCTTGTGGCGCCTCGGGCGAGTGGTACGTCGATGCATTTTTGGGATACGGCCGCCGCGATGGCAGCCATCGTTTCCGGTTGCTACGTACTCAGCTCCAACCGCGTATCGGTAACGGGCGACGTTGACCCGTGTTTCGGAGGGCGTGGTTTTGCCTACTCTCCCACGGGGCAGTTAATCGCCGAAACCTCATCCTCGATTCCGCTTGTGTGTATAGACATCGATCTTGCCCGTGTGACGGATGCACAACAAAACTATCCTTGCTATGTGCGCGAATTGAAATCAAATTCCGCCATCGTTTCGTAA
- a CDS encoding YdhR family protein: protein MIGVLVRFRYGNDFSEARVRQVADAARGKFVNLPGLRSKAFTVDPQRREALNFYVWETEDAARAFFTAELTERVAGLYGVAPSVEFVSIAALIENPPP, encoded by the coding sequence ATGATCGGAGTTTTGGTGCGTTTCCGCTACGGAAATGACTTCAGTGAAGCGCGTGTGCGACAAGTCGCCGACGCAGCGCGGGGCAAGTTTGTAAATCTGCCAGGCTTGCGCTCCAAGGCTTTCACTGTGGATCCGCAGCGAAGGGAGGCGCTCAACTTCTACGTCTGGGAAACGGAGGATGCGGCACGAGCATTCTTTACCGCAGAGCTTACCGAGCGCGTGGCAGGTCTCTATGGCGTGGCCCCAAGCGTGGAGTTCGTCAGCATTGCAGCCTTGATCGAGAATCCGCCGCCCTAG
- a CDS encoding DHCW motif cupin fold protein, which produces MQISDIPFGITDWSQIERTERNGESGVAHWRTMNFGSIRVRKVEYTAGYIADHWCVKGHILLCMEGELHTELADGRKFTLKPGMSYQVADNAEPHRSYTAVGAKLFIVD; this is translated from the coding sequence TTGCAAATCTCAGACATCCCTTTCGGCATCACCGATTGGTCCCAAATCGAGCGAACTGAACGCAATGGCGAAAGCGGCGTCGCTCATTGGCGCACCATGAACTTTGGATCTATCCGTGTTCGAAAGGTCGAATACACGGCCGGCTACATCGCCGACCACTGGTGCGTAAAGGGGCACATCCTTTTGTGCATGGAAGGCGAGCTGCACACGGAATTGGCAGACGGAAGAAAGTTCACGCTAAAGCCCGGCATGAGCTACCAAGTCGCAGACAACGCAGAACCTCATCGCTCCTACACAGCCGTAGGCGCCAAGCTTTTTATTGTCGACTGA
- a CDS encoding GFA family protein: MTHKHTGTCFCGAVEIEVTGKPEAMGYCHCDSCRSWSAGPVNAFTLWKPEKVKITKGAELISHFSKTKMSDRQFCAQCGGHLMTDHPTFGLIDVYAATIPDFAFAPGIHVNYAQTVHPMKDGLLKLKDFPAELGGSGEVMPE; the protein is encoded by the coding sequence ATGACCCACAAACATACTGGCACCTGTTTCTGCGGTGCAGTGGAAATTGAAGTAACTGGTAAGCCCGAGGCAATGGGTTATTGCCACTGCGATTCTTGCCGTTCGTGGTCGGCTGGGCCGGTGAATGCATTCACGCTGTGGAAGCCTGAGAAAGTGAAAATCACAAAAGGTGCAGAACTGATCAGTCATTTTAGCAAGACCAAAATGAGTGATCGGCAATTTTGCGCGCAATGCGGCGGCCATCTCATGACTGACCATCCGACGTTCGGCTTGATCGACGTGTATGCCGCGACCATTCCGGATTTCGCGTTCGCGCCTGGAATACATGTGAACTACGCCCAAACCGTGCATCCGATGAAAGACGGGCTGCTCAAGCTGAAGGATTTTCCGGCTGAACTGGGTGGGTCCGGCGAAGTCATGCCCGAGTGA